Proteins from one Embleya scabrispora genomic window:
- a CDS encoding VIT1/CCC1 transporter family protein — protein MPDPAPELGHQDGIDHTHRDIGGGRLRPAVFGAMDGLVSNFALISGIVGSDATPRTVVVTGLAGLAGGAFSMAAGEYTSVASQAELARAEVEVERRELCRSPEAEQRELAELYIARGLDEDLAVEVARQLSRDPELALEIHAREELGVDPHDLPSPWLAAGFSFAFFAVGALLPLLPYLLGAATLAPALILTALGLFGAGAVVSRVTARPWWFGGTRQLVLGAAAGGLTYLLGLLIGQQV, from the coding sequence GTGCCCGACCCCGCCCCCGAGCTCGGACACCAGGACGGCATCGACCACACCCACCGCGACATCGGCGGCGGCCGGCTGCGCCCGGCCGTGTTCGGCGCGATGGACGGACTGGTCTCCAACTTCGCGCTCATCTCCGGCATCGTCGGCAGCGACGCCACCCCCAGGACCGTCGTGGTCACCGGACTGGCCGGCCTGGCCGGCGGCGCCTTCTCGATGGCGGCGGGGGAGTACACCTCGGTCGCCTCCCAGGCCGAACTGGCCCGCGCCGAGGTCGAGGTCGAACGCCGCGAACTGTGCCGCAGCCCCGAGGCCGAACAGCGCGAGCTGGCCGAGCTGTACATCGCCCGCGGCCTGGACGAGGACCTGGCCGTCGAGGTGGCCCGGCAACTCTCCCGCGACCCCGAGCTGGCCCTGGAGATCCACGCCCGCGAGGAACTGGGCGTCGACCCGCACGACCTGCCCTCGCCGTGGCTGGCGGCCGGCTTCTCGTTCGCCTTCTTCGCGGTCGGCGCACTGCTCCCGCTGCTGCCCTACCTGCTCGGGGCGGCCACCCTCGCGCCCGCGCTGATCCTGACGGCCCTCGGCCTGTTCGGCGCCGGCGCCGTGGTCTCCCGGGTCACCGCCCGGCCGTGGTGGTTCGGCGGAACCCGCCAGTTGGTGCTCGGTGCGGCGGCCGGCGGACTCACCTATCTGCTCGGCCTGCTCATCGGGCAACAGGTATAG
- the gltB gene encoding glutamate synthase large subunit — MPASSGPLFSAIPAAQGLYDPRNEHDACGVGFVATLTGEPSHDIVDQALTVLRNMEHRGATGAEPDTGDGAGILIQVPDAFLRETAGFALPAPGGYAVGIAFLPDDDVHAGRAKSSIERIAAEENLRVLGWREVPTTPELVGNGARATMPRFAQLFVAGVDDTVTGIALDRLAFALRKRAEREVEVYFASLSARTLVYKGMLTTGQLEPFFPDLSDRRLASAIGLVHSRFSTNTFPAWPLAHPYRFIAHNGEINTVKGNRNWMAARESMLATDLIPGDLSRLYPICTPDASDSASFDEVLELLHLGGRPLPHAVLMMIPEAWENHATMDDARRAFYKFHSTLMEPWDGPACVTFTDGSLIGAVLDRNGLRPSRYWVTDDGLVVLSSEVGVLDIDPARIVRKGRLQPGRMFLVDTDARRIVEDDEIKTALAAEHPYREWLHAGLINLEDLPEREHVVHTHASVSRRQQTFGYTEEELRVILAPMARAGGEPLGSMGTDSPIAALSAKPRLLFDYFVQLFAQVTNPPLDAIREELVTALGSFVGPEGNLLDAQPADCRNVVLPFPVLDNDELAKLIHINLDGDQPGLKAVTISGLYPVDGGGAALAKRLEEIRAEATRAIADGARIVVLSDRHSDAEHAPIPSLLLTSAVHHHLIRTKTRTRVGLIVEAGDVREVHHVALLIGYGAAAVNPYLAMESVEDLVREGVFLSDIAPEQAIRNLIKALGKGVLKVMSKMGISTVASYRGAQVFEAIGLAEDFVAEYFTGTTSKLGGIGLDIVAEEVARRHAKAYPPTGIAPSHRRLEIGGEYQWRREGEPHLFDPETVFRLQHSTRTRRYDIFKKYTARVDEQSRRLMTLRGLFGFRDGVREPVPIDEVEPISEIVKRFSTGAMSYGSISMEAHQTLAIAMNRLGGKSNTGEGGEDPERLYDPERRSAIKQVASGRFGVTSEYLVNADDIQIKMAQGAKPGEGGQLPGHKVYPWVARTRHSTPGVGLISPPPHHDIYSIEDLAQLIHDLKNANPAARVHVKLVAEVGVGTVAAGVSKAHADVVLISGHDGGTGASPLTSLKHAGGPWELGLAETQQTLLLNGLRDRIVVQTDGQLKTGRDVLVAALLGAEEYGFATAPLVVSGCVMMRVCHLDTCPVGVATQNPVLRERYNGQADHVVNFFEFIAEEVRELLAELGFRTLEEAVGHAELLDTAAAIEHWKAEGLDLTPLFHVPALPEGAALHRTGPQDHGLAKALDNQLIQLSADALEHGEKVVINLPVQNTNRTVGTMLGHQVTKRYRGAGLPDDTIDITLTGSAGQSFGAFVPKGITLRLEGDGNDYVGKGLSGGRIIVRPHRSAGFAAEDNIIAGNVIGYGATGGEIYLRGMVGERFCVRNSGATAVVEGVGDHGCEYMTGGRAVVLGRTGRNFAAGMSGGIAYLLDADLDNINTELVGVEDLDATDRAELHDVVRRHHEETGSAVAEALLSDWDAASRRFTKILPRDYKAVLAAKDAAERAGLPETEIVQKMMEAVHG; from the coding sequence ATGCCCGCATCCTCGGGCCCCCTCTTCTCCGCGATTCCCGCGGCACAGGGGTTGTACGACCCCCGTAACGAGCACGACGCCTGCGGTGTCGGATTCGTGGCCACGCTCACCGGCGAGCCCAGCCACGACATCGTCGACCAGGCGCTGACCGTCCTGCGCAACATGGAACACCGCGGCGCCACCGGCGCCGAGCCCGACACCGGCGACGGCGCGGGCATCCTCATCCAGGTCCCCGACGCCTTCCTGCGCGAGACGGCCGGCTTCGCGCTGCCCGCCCCCGGCGGCTACGCGGTCGGCATCGCCTTCCTGCCCGACGACGACGTGCACGCGGGCCGGGCCAAGTCCTCCATCGAGCGCATCGCCGCCGAGGAGAACCTGCGCGTGCTCGGCTGGCGCGAGGTGCCCACCACGCCCGAACTCGTCGGCAACGGCGCCCGCGCCACGATGCCGCGCTTCGCCCAACTGTTCGTGGCCGGCGTCGACGACACCGTCACCGGGATCGCCCTCGACCGGCTCGCCTTCGCGCTGCGCAAGCGCGCCGAGCGGGAGGTCGAGGTCTACTTCGCCTCGCTGTCCGCACGCACCCTGGTCTACAAGGGCATGCTCACCACGGGGCAACTGGAGCCGTTCTTCCCCGACCTGTCGGACCGGCGCCTGGCGTCCGCGATCGGCCTCGTGCACTCGCGGTTCTCCACCAACACCTTCCCGGCCTGGCCGCTCGCCCACCCGTACCGCTTCATCGCGCACAACGGCGAGATCAACACGGTCAAGGGCAACCGCAACTGGATGGCCGCGCGCGAGTCCATGCTCGCCACCGACCTCATCCCCGGCGACCTGAGCCGGCTGTACCCGATCTGCACGCCCGACGCGTCCGACTCGGCGTCCTTCGACGAGGTCCTGGAACTGCTCCACCTCGGCGGCCGGCCGCTGCCGCACGCCGTGCTGATGATGATCCCCGAGGCGTGGGAGAACCACGCCACGATGGACGACGCCCGGCGCGCCTTCTACAAGTTCCACTCCACCCTCATGGAGCCGTGGGACGGCCCGGCCTGCGTCACCTTCACCGACGGCAGCCTGATCGGCGCCGTCCTGGACCGCAACGGCCTGCGGCCCTCGCGCTACTGGGTCACCGACGACGGCCTGGTCGTGCTCTCCTCCGAGGTCGGCGTCCTGGACATCGACCCCGCGCGGATCGTGCGCAAGGGCCGGCTCCAGCCCGGCCGCATGTTCCTGGTCGACACCGACGCCCGGCGGATCGTCGAGGACGACGAGATCAAGACCGCGCTCGCCGCCGAACACCCCTACCGGGAATGGCTGCACGCCGGCCTGATCAACCTGGAGGACCTGCCCGAGCGCGAGCACGTCGTGCACACGCACGCCTCCGTCTCGCGCCGCCAGCAGACCTTCGGCTACACCGAGGAAGAACTGCGCGTCATCCTCGCGCCGATGGCCCGCGCCGGCGGCGAACCGCTCGGCTCGATGGGCACCGACAGCCCCATCGCCGCGCTCTCCGCCAAGCCCCGGCTGCTGTTCGACTACTTCGTGCAGCTCTTCGCCCAGGTCACCAACCCGCCGCTGGACGCGATCCGGGAGGAACTGGTCACCGCGCTCGGCAGCTTCGTCGGCCCCGAGGGCAACCTCCTCGACGCCCAGCCCGCCGACTGCCGCAACGTCGTCCTGCCCTTCCCGGTGCTGGACAACGACGAACTCGCCAAGCTCATCCACATCAACCTCGACGGCGACCAGCCCGGCCTGAAGGCCGTCACCATCTCCGGGCTCTACCCGGTCGACGGCGGCGGCGCGGCGCTGGCCAAGCGGCTCGAGGAGATTCGCGCCGAAGCCACCCGCGCGATCGCCGACGGCGCCCGCATCGTGGTGCTGTCCGACCGCCACTCCGACGCCGAACACGCGCCGATCCCCTCGCTGTTGCTCACCTCCGCCGTCCACCACCACCTGATCCGGACCAAGACCCGGACCCGGGTCGGACTGATCGTCGAGGCCGGCGACGTCCGCGAGGTGCACCACGTCGCGCTGCTGATCGGCTACGGCGCGGCCGCGGTCAACCCCTACCTGGCCATGGAATCCGTCGAGGACCTGGTCCGCGAGGGCGTCTTCCTCAGCGACATCGCCCCCGAGCAGGCGATCCGCAACCTGATCAAGGCGCTCGGCAAGGGCGTGCTCAAGGTGATGTCCAAGATGGGCATCTCCACCGTCGCCTCCTACCGCGGCGCCCAGGTCTTCGAAGCCATCGGCCTCGCCGAGGACTTCGTCGCCGAATACTTCACCGGCACCACCAGCAAGCTCGGCGGCATCGGCCTCGACATCGTCGCCGAGGAGGTCGCCCGCCGGCACGCCAAGGCCTACCCGCCCACCGGCATCGCGCCCTCGCACCGCCGGCTGGAGATCGGCGGCGAATACCAGTGGCGCCGCGAGGGCGAACCGCACCTGTTCGACCCGGAGACCGTCTTCCGCCTCCAGCACTCCACCCGGACCCGCCGCTACGACATCTTCAAGAAGTACACCGCGCGCGTGGACGAGCAGTCCCGGCGCCTGATGACGCTGCGCGGCCTGTTCGGCTTCCGCGACGGCGTGCGCGAGCCCGTCCCGATCGACGAGGTCGAACCGATCTCCGAGATCGTCAAGCGCTTCTCCACCGGCGCGATGTCCTACGGCTCCATCTCCATGGAGGCGCACCAGACGCTCGCCATCGCGATGAACCGGCTCGGCGGCAAGTCCAACACCGGCGAGGGCGGCGAGGACCCCGAGCGGCTCTACGACCCCGAGCGGCGCTCGGCGATCAAGCAGGTCGCCTCCGGGCGCTTCGGCGTCACCAGCGAATACCTGGTCAACGCCGACGACATCCAGATCAAGATGGCCCAGGGCGCCAAGCCCGGCGAAGGCGGCCAACTGCCCGGGCACAAGGTGTACCCGTGGGTCGCCCGCACCCGGCACTCCACCCCCGGCGTCGGCCTCATCTCGCCGCCGCCGCACCACGACATCTACTCCATCGAAGACCTCGCCCAGCTCATCCACGACCTCAAGAACGCCAACCCCGCGGCCCGAGTGCACGTCAAGCTCGTCGCCGAGGTCGGCGTCGGCACGGTCGCGGCGGGCGTGTCCAAGGCGCACGCCGACGTGGTGCTCATCTCCGGGCACGACGGCGGCACCGGCGCCTCGCCGCTCACCTCGCTCAAGCACGCCGGCGGCCCCTGGGAACTCGGCCTCGCCGAGACCCAGCAGACGCTGCTGCTCAACGGCCTGCGCGACCGCATCGTGGTGCAGACCGACGGCCAGCTCAAGACCGGGCGCGACGTGCTCGTCGCGGCGCTGCTCGGCGCCGAGGAATACGGCTTCGCCACCGCGCCGCTCGTCGTCTCCGGCTGCGTGATGATGCGCGTGTGCCACCTCGACACCTGCCCCGTCGGCGTCGCCACGCAAAACCCCGTGCTGCGCGAGCGGTACAACGGCCAGGCCGACCACGTGGTCAACTTCTTCGAGTTCATCGCCGAGGAGGTCCGCGAACTGCTCGCCGAACTCGGCTTCCGCACCCTGGAAGAGGCCGTCGGCCACGCCGAACTCCTGGACACCGCCGCGGCGATCGAACACTGGAAGGCCGAAGGGCTCGACCTCACGCCGCTGTTCCACGTGCCCGCGCTCCCCGAGGGCGCCGCACTGCACCGCACCGGCCCGCAGGACCACGGGCTGGCCAAGGCGCTGGACAACCAGCTCATCCAGCTCAGCGCCGACGCGCTCGAACACGGTGAGAAGGTCGTCATCAACCTGCCGGTGCAAAACACCAACCGCACCGTCGGCACGATGCTCGGCCACCAGGTCACCAAGCGCTACCGCGGCGCCGGACTGCCCGACGACACCATCGACATCACGCTCACCGGCTCCGCCGGCCAGTCGTTCGGCGCGTTCGTGCCCAAGGGCATCACCCTGCGGCTCGAAGGCGACGGCAACGACTACGTCGGCAAGGGCCTGTCCGGCGGCCGGATCATCGTCCGACCCCACCGCTCCGCCGGCTTCGCCGCCGAGGACAACATCATCGCCGGCAACGTGATCGGCTACGGCGCCACCGGCGGCGAGATCTACCTGCGCGGCATGGTCGGCGAACGCTTCTGCGTGCGCAACTCCGGCGCCACCGCCGTCGTCGAGGGCGTCGGCGACCACGGCTGCGAATACATGACCGGTGGCCGGGCCGTCGTGCTCGGCCGCACCGGCCGCAACTTCGCGGCCGGCATGTCGGGCGGCATCGCGTACCTCCTCGACGCCGACCTCGACAACATCAACACCGAACTCGTGGGCGTCGAGGACCTCGACGCCACCGACCGCGCCGAACTGCACGACGTTGTGCGCCGGCACCACGAGGAGACCGGCTCGGCCGTCGCCGAAGCCCTGCTCTCCGACTGGGACGCCGCCTCCCGGCGCTTCACCAAGATCCTGCCCAGGGACTACAAGGCAGTGCTCGCCGCCAAGGACGCCGCCGAGCGAGCCGGTCTCCCCGAGACCGAGATCGTCCAGAAGATGATGGAGGCGGTTCATGGCTGA
- a CDS encoding glutamate synthase subunit beta, with protein MADPKGFLTTPQQLGTRRPVDVRIRDWKEVYEERTLLPIITEQAGRCMDCGIPFCHNGCPLGNIIPEWNDLVWRDDWQAASERLHATNNFPEFTGRLCPAPCEAACVLGINQAPVTIKNVEVSIIDRAWDDNNVAPQPPDRLSGKTVAVIGSGPAGLAVAQQLTRAGHTVAVYERADRIGGLLRYGIPEFKMEKRHINRRIEQMRAEGTKFYTGMQIGTDLDAAKLRRRYDAVVIAAGATAARDLPIPGREFGGVHQAMEYLPFANKVQEGDLVASPIDVAGKHVVIIGGGDTGADCLGTAHRQGAASVTQLEIMPRPSEERPAAQPWPTYPMTYRVASAHEEGGERVYAVNTQEFVGGEDGRVRALKLVEVEFEDGRFVPVPGSEREIPADFVFLAMGFTGTDRSNGLVEQLGLALDERGNVARDEAFATNVDGVFVAGDAGRGQSLIVWAIAEGRSCAAAVDGWLTGGTNLPAPIRPTDRPLTV; from the coding sequence ATGGCTGACCCGAAGGGCTTTTTGACCACGCCCCAACAGCTCGGCACGCGGCGCCCCGTCGACGTGCGCATCCGGGACTGGAAGGAGGTGTACGAGGAGCGCACCCTGCTCCCGATCATCACCGAACAGGCCGGCCGCTGCATGGACTGCGGCATCCCGTTCTGCCACAACGGCTGCCCGCTGGGGAACATCATCCCCGAGTGGAACGACCTGGTCTGGCGCGACGACTGGCAGGCCGCGAGCGAACGCCTGCACGCCACCAACAACTTCCCGGAGTTCACCGGGCGGCTGTGCCCCGCGCCCTGCGAGGCCGCGTGCGTGCTCGGCATCAACCAGGCGCCGGTCACCATCAAGAACGTCGAGGTCTCGATCATCGACCGGGCGTGGGACGACAACAACGTCGCCCCGCAACCGCCGGACCGGCTCTCCGGCAAGACCGTCGCGGTGATCGGCTCCGGACCCGCCGGCCTCGCGGTCGCCCAGCAGCTCACCCGGGCCGGACACACCGTGGCCGTCTACGAGCGGGCCGACCGGATCGGCGGACTGCTGCGCTACGGCATCCCCGAATTCAAGATGGAGAAGCGGCACATCAACCGGCGCATCGAACAGATGCGCGCCGAGGGCACCAAGTTCTACACCGGCATGCAGATCGGCACCGACCTGGACGCGGCCAAGCTGCGCCGGCGCTACGACGCGGTGGTGATCGCGGCCGGCGCCACCGCCGCGCGCGACCTGCCGATCCCCGGGCGCGAGTTCGGCGGCGTGCACCAGGCGATGGAATACCTGCCGTTCGCCAACAAGGTGCAGGAGGGCGACCTCGTCGCCTCGCCGATCGACGTGGCCGGGAAGCACGTGGTGATCATCGGCGGCGGGGACACCGGCGCCGACTGCCTGGGCACCGCACACCGCCAGGGCGCGGCCTCGGTCACCCAACTGGAGATCATGCCCCGGCCCTCGGAGGAGCGGCCCGCCGCACAGCCGTGGCCGACCTACCCGATGACCTATCGGGTGGCCAGCGCGCACGAGGAGGGCGGCGAGCGCGTCTACGCCGTCAACACGCAGGAGTTCGTGGGCGGCGAGGACGGACGGGTCAGGGCGCTCAAGCTGGTCGAGGTGGAATTCGAGGACGGCCGCTTCGTGCCGGTGCCCGGCAGCGAGCGGGAGATCCCGGCCGACTTCGTCTTCCTGGCGATGGGCTTCACCGGGACCGACCGCTCCAACGGGCTGGTCGAGCAGCTGGGCCTGGCCCTGGACGAGCGCGGCAACGTGGCGCGCGACGAGGCGTTCGCGACCAACGTGGACGGCGTGTTCGTGGCCGGCGACGCCGGGCGCGGGCAGTCGCTGATCGTGTGGGCGATCGCCGAGGGCCGCTCGTGCGCGGCGGCGGTGGACGGCTGGCTGACCGGCGGTACCAACCTGCCGGCGCCGATCCGGCCGACCGACCGACCGCTCACGGTGTGA
- the pyk gene encoding pyruvate kinase, whose product MRRAKIVCTLGPATNSYEQIRTLVDAGMDVARFNLSHGAYAEHEERYHRVRRASDETGRSVGILVDLQGPKIRLETFAEGPVLLERGDEFTITTEDVPGDKHEVGTTYKGLTADVTKGERILIDDGRVTLEVVDVEGPRVHTIVIEGGMVSDHKGLNLPGVAVSVPALSEKDIEDLKWGLALGADMIALSFVRAARDIEDVHKIMDEVGIRLPVIAKIEKPQAVDNLEEIVHAFDAIMVARGDLGVEMPLEAVPIVQKRAITLARANAKPVIVATQMLDSMISASRPTRAEASDVANAVLDGTDAVMLSGETSVGKYPIETVKTMARIVVAAEDSTAMQEEIRTLAGPRTQGGVIAKAAIEIAERLDAKYLVAFTQSGDTGRRLSRYRSMIPMLAFTPEPAVRSRLALTWGLETFLGPLCSHTDEMVRQVDAALLAIGRCKKGDLVVITAGSPPGVPGSTNLIRLHHIGDLPTE is encoded by the coding sequence ATGCGTCGAGCCAAAATTGTCTGCACCCTGGGTCCTGCCACAAATTCGTATGAACAGATCCGCACGCTGGTCGACGCAGGCATGGATGTAGCCCGCTTCAACCTCAGCCACGGCGCGTACGCCGAGCACGAGGAGCGTTATCACCGCGTCCGTCGGGCATCCGACGAAACCGGTCGCAGCGTCGGCATCCTCGTCGACCTCCAGGGCCCGAAGATCCGCCTGGAGACCTTCGCCGAAGGCCCCGTGCTCCTGGAGCGCGGCGACGAGTTCACGATCACGACCGAGGACGTCCCCGGCGACAAGCACGAGGTCGGCACCACCTACAAGGGGCTGACCGCCGACGTCACCAAGGGCGAGCGGATCCTGATCGACGACGGCCGGGTCACCCTGGAGGTCGTCGACGTCGAGGGCCCGCGCGTGCACACGATCGTCATCGAGGGCGGGATGGTCTCCGACCACAAGGGGCTCAACCTGCCCGGCGTGGCGGTGAGCGTCCCCGCGCTGTCCGAGAAGGACATCGAGGACCTCAAGTGGGGCCTCGCGCTCGGTGCGGACATGATCGCGCTGTCGTTCGTGCGTGCCGCCAGGGACATCGAGGACGTCCACAAGATCATGGACGAGGTCGGTATCCGGCTGCCGGTGATCGCCAAGATCGAGAAGCCGCAGGCGGTGGACAACCTCGAGGAGATCGTCCACGCCTTCGACGCCATCATGGTCGCCCGCGGCGACCTGGGCGTCGAGATGCCGCTGGAGGCCGTGCCGATCGTGCAAAAGCGCGCGATCACGCTGGCCCGGGCCAACGCCAAGCCCGTCATCGTCGCCACCCAGATGCTCGACTCGATGATCAGCGCCTCGCGCCCCACCCGGGCCGAGGCATCCGACGTCGCCAACGCCGTCCTGGACGGCACCGACGCGGTGATGCTCTCGGGCGAGACCTCGGTGGGCAAGTATCCGATCGAGACCGTCAAGACCATGGCGCGGATCGTGGTCGCGGCGGAGGACTCCACCGCGATGCAGGAGGAGATCCGCACCCTGGCCGGTCCGCGCACACAGGGCGGGGTGATCGCGAAGGCCGCGATCGAGATCGCCGAGCGGCTCGACGCCAAATACCTGGTCGCGTTCACCCAGAGCGGCGACACGGGCCGTCGGCTGTCGCGCTACCGCTCGATGATCCCGATGCTGGCCTTCACCCCGGAGCCGGCGGTGCGCAGCCGGCTCGCCCTCACCTGGGGCCTGGAGACCTTCCTCGGCCCGCTGTGCAGCCACACCGACGAGATGGTCCGCCAAGTCGACGCGGCCCTGCTCGCCATCGGCCGCTGCAAGAAGGGCGACCTGGTCGTCATCACGGCCGGCTCCCCGCCCGGCGTCCCGGGCTCCACCAACCTGATCCGCCTGCACCACATAGGAGATCTCCCCACCGAGTAA
- a CDS encoding transcriptional regulator, which yields MYDTTTRLAALRLLDGGRSLNSVSKETGISRAAMRAWQSRIDPARPVGCVRCAGGPAAPEPARDYAYLLGLYLGDGCLSGYARGVYGLRIACGDAWPGLMDECEAAMRAIRPGSKVFRAPRQGCHMVTSLWKHWPCLFPQHGPGHKHERSIVLESWQRDIVRSEPWALVRGLIHSDGCRVTNRTTRTVAGERRRYEYPRYLFTNESADIMRILTTTLDELGVEWKFARRNNLSVARRDSVALMDRYVGPKY from the coding sequence ATGTACGACACGACGACGCGTCTGGCGGCGCTCCGGCTCCTCGATGGCGGGCGCAGTCTGAACTCGGTGAGCAAGGAAACCGGGATCTCTCGTGCGGCCATGCGTGCGTGGCAGTCCCGCATCGATCCGGCACGGCCCGTGGGGTGTGTTCGCTGCGCCGGAGGCCCGGCCGCTCCGGAACCCGCCCGGGATTACGCGTATCTGCTCGGCCTCTACCTCGGCGACGGCTGTCTCAGCGGCTATGCCAGGGGCGTCTACGGACTACGTATCGCCTGTGGCGACGCCTGGCCCGGTCTGATGGACGAGTGCGAGGCGGCGATGCGGGCGATTCGCCCCGGCAGCAAGGTTTTTCGCGCGCCTCGCCAGGGTTGTCACATGGTCACGTCGCTCTGGAAGCACTGGCCCTGTCTGTTCCCCCAGCACGGCCCCGGACACAAGCATGAGCGGTCGATCGTGTTGGAGTCCTGGCAGCGGGACATCGTTCGAAGCGAGCCCTGGGCTCTTGTGCGGGGGCTGATCCACTCGGATGGGTGTCGGGTCACGAACCGGACCACCCGCACGGTCGCGGGCGAGCGCAGACGCTACGAGTATCCCCGCTATCTCTTCACCAACGAGTCCGCCGACATCATGCGCATCCTCACGACCACGCTGGACGAACTCGGTGTCGAGTGGAAATTCGCCCGGCGCAACAACCTGTCCGTCGCTCGGCGGGACTCCGTCGCGCTCATGGACCGGTACGTGGGGCCCAAATACTGA
- a CDS encoding ANTAR domain-containing response regulator, translated as MTAATQPPAVEQDSRRARVVIAEDEALIRLDLKEMLEEEGYHVVGEAGDGQRAVELVEECRPDLVILDVKMPILDGISAAERIAQARLAPVLMLTAFSQRELVERARDAGAMAYLVKPFTKGDLVPAIEMAVSRYTELAALEREVGDLTARLETRKLVDRAKSVLQEKYGMSEPEAFRWIQKASMDRRMSMRTVAEVVVSGGDVAD; from the coding sequence GTGACCGCCGCCACGCAGCCGCCCGCCGTAGAGCAGGACAGTCGGCGCGCCCGTGTCGTCATTGCCGAGGACGAGGCGCTGATCCGGCTCGATCTGAAAGAGATGTTGGAGGAAGAGGGGTATCACGTCGTCGGCGAGGCGGGGGACGGGCAGCGGGCCGTGGAGCTGGTGGAGGAGTGCCGGCCCGATCTGGTCATCCTCGATGTGAAGATGCCGATATTGGACGGCATCTCGGCGGCCGAGCGGATCGCCCAGGCGCGGCTCGCGCCGGTGCTCATGCTGACCGCCTTCTCGCAGCGCGAACTGGTCGAGCGGGCCCGGGACGCGGGGGCGATGGCCTATCTCGTCAAGCCGTTCACCAAGGGCGACCTCGTTCCGGCGATCGAGATGGCCGTCTCGCGCTACACCGAACTGGCCGCCCTGGAGCGCGAGGTGGGCGATCTCACCGCGCGGCTGGAGACCCGCAAGCTGGTGGACCGGGCGAAGAGCGTGTTGCAGGAGAAGTACGGGATGTCGGAGCCGGAGGCGTTCCGGTGGATCCAGAAGGCGTCGATGGATCGCCGGATGTCGATGCGCACCGTGGCCGAGGTGGTCGTGTCCGGGGGCGACGTCGCCGACTGA
- a CDS encoding branched-chain amino acid ABC transporter substrate-binding protein, with translation MFIAVCEGAPMRAPNFFYKGLGFAVLKRRVIKIALPIAAAALVLSACGSDDDDDKKKDGGSSAPGNTGGGNKPTWTIGFQAGLSGENAQLGINEENGARLAVEQANAKGDLPFTLKFKTSDDEASETKSVSAAQKLIDDSNVVAVIGPAFSGPTKAASPNYAKAKLATVSPSATNPSLTNPENNFTAFLRGAPNDNAQGGGMAKYLSKKLQVKKVFVVDDKTEYGVGLSKVAKDELTKAGVQVVSDSVPKATPDYGPISTKIKNSGADAMIYAGYYQDGAPFAKKLKEAGFNGPKFSGDGTNDAQFVSLAGDAANDWFLTCPCADANVEAATKQFTEDYKKRFNTNPSTYSAESFDIANLVIDQMKSFGAEKITREAMLTKLKGASYKGLTKTFKFKQNGEFDGATTFIYQVKGGKIGYMGDIDQLVGG, from the coding sequence ATGTTCATCGCGGTTTGTGAAGGCGCCCCGATGCGGGCTCCGAACTTTTTCTACAAGGGGTTGGGGTTTGCTGTGCTCAAGCGACGCGTGATCAAAATCGCGCTGCCCATCGCGGCAGCGGCACTCGTGCTTTCCGCGTGCGGCAGCGACGATGACGACGACAAGAAGAAGGACGGGGGCAGCTCCGCTCCCGGCAACACCGGCGGCGGTAACAAGCCGACCTGGACCATCGGTTTCCAAGCGGGCCTCTCGGGGGAGAACGCCCAGCTTGGCATCAACGAAGAGAACGGCGCTCGGCTCGCCGTCGAGCAGGCCAACGCGAAGGGCGATCTTCCCTTCACGCTCAAGTTCAAGACCTCGGACGACGAGGCCTCGGAGACCAAGTCGGTCTCCGCCGCGCAGAAGCTGATCGACGACAGCAATGTTGTTGCCGTTATCGGCCCCGCGTTCTCCGGCCCGACCAAGGCCGCGTCGCCGAACTACGCCAAGGCGAAGCTCGCCACGGTTTCCCCGTCGGCCACCAACCCCTCCCTGACGAACCCGGAGAACAATTTCACCGCGTTCCTGCGGGGTGCGCCGAACGACAACGCCCAGGGCGGCGGGATGGCGAAGTACCTCTCGAAGAAGCTCCAGGTCAAGAAGGTCTTCGTCGTCGACGACAAGACCGAGTACGGCGTGGGTCTGTCGAAGGTCGCCAAGGACGAACTGACCAAGGCCGGCGTCCAGGTCGTCTCGGACAGCGTGCCGAAGGCCACCCCGGACTACGGTCCGATCTCCACGAAGATCAAGAACTCCGGCGCGGACGCCATGATCTACGCGGGCTACTACCAGGACGGCGCGCCGTTCGCCAAGAAGCTGAAGGAAGCGGGCTTCAACGGCCCGAAGTTCTCCGGTGACGGCACCAACGACGCGCAGTTCGTCTCGCTGGCCGGCGACGCCGCCAACGACTGGTTCCTCACCTGCCCGTGCGCCGACGCCAACGTCGAGGCGGCCACGAAGCAGTTCACCGAGGACTACAAGAAGCGCTTCAACACCAACCCGAGCACCTACTCGGCGGAGTCGTTCGACATCGCCAACCTGGTGATCGACCAGATGAAGTCCTTCGGTGCGGAGAAGATCACCCGCGAGGCCATGCTCACCAAGCTCAAGGGTGCCTCGTACAAGGGTCTGACCAAGACCTTCAAGTTCAAGCAGAACGGTGAATTCGACGGCGCCACGACCTTCATCTACCAGGTCAAGGGCGGCAAGATCGGCTACATGGGCGACATCGACCAGCTCGTGGGCGGCTGA